Proteins from a genomic interval of Haliaeetus albicilla chromosome 13, bHalAlb1.1, whole genome shotgun sequence:
- the DBNL gene encoding drebrin-like protein isoform X1: MALNLSKNGRALQEAYGRVVAAGSPTDWALFTYEGNSNDLRVAGSGDGGLEEMVEELNSGKVMYAFCRVKDPNSGLPKYVLVNWTGEGVNDVRKGACANHVSTVANFLKGAHVTINARAEEDVEPELIMEKVAKASGANYNFHKESSKFQDSGPQAPVGSVYQKTNAMSEIKRVNKDNFWAKAEKDEENRRLEEKRRAEEERQRLERECRERELQEAAGREQRYKVRSNEIEAQKRLQQQQEAENRDKEQQQWKEQAEEYEARQRKGFKRSESVEKAQEAASLIAQRAVNPRDIFRQREKSVPVDTVTASQPGKLRSPFLQKEVNSVLSPASPVSPARDAPPASFAPSSAWGTPPASPVPAAGRDSGYNSSIPASHAEEANLYEEPPDPSAIYEEPPQEQVDDAKYDYQVEYQQPPDLTGKGLCARALYDYQAADDTEISFDPENIITNIEMIDEGWWRGYGPDGHFGMFPANYVELIE, encoded by the exons ATGGCGCTGAACCTCAGCAAGAACGGGCGGGCTCTGCAGGAGGCCTACGGGCGGGTGGTGGCGGCGGGGAGTCCCACCGACTG GGCTCTGTTCACCTATGAAGGCAACAGCAATGACCTGCGAGTGGCTGGCTCCGGAG ATGGTGGCCTGGAGGAGATGGTGGAGGAGCTCAACAGCGGGAAGGTGATGTATGCCTTCTGTAGGGTGAAGGATCCCAACTCCGGCCTGCCCAAATACGTCCTCGTCAACTGG ACCGGTGAAGGCGTGAATGACGTGAGAAAAGGAGCCTGCGCCAACCACGTCAGCACTGTAGCCAACTTCCTAAAG GGGGCTCATGTCACCATCAACGCTCGCGCCGAGGAGGACGTGGAGCCTGAACTCATCATGGAGAAGGTTGCCAAGGCCTCTGGGGCCAACTACAACTTCCACAAGGAGAGCAGCAAGTTCCAGGACTCGGGCCCTCAAGCTCCCGTG GGCTCTGTCTACCAGAAGACAAATGCAATGTCCGAAATCAAGAGAGTCAATAAAGATAATTTCTGGGCCAAAGCTGAG aaagatgaagaaaaccGCCggctggaggagaagaggagagcggaggaggagaggcagcgGCTAGAGAGAGAGTGTCGGGAACGGGAGCTGCAGGAAGCAGCAGGGCGAGAGCAGAGATACAAAGTGAGATCCAACGAAATTGAAGCCCAGAA GagactccagcagcagcaggaggcagagaaCAGGGACaaggagcagcagcaatgg AAGGAGCAAGCCGAGGAGTACGAGGCCAGGCAGCGGAAGGGCTTCAAAAGAAGCGAATCGGTGGAGAAAGCGCAG GAGGCTGCGTCGCTGATAGCGCAGAGAGCAGTAAACCCCCGGGACATCTTCAGGCAGAGGGAGAAGTCAGTGCCAGTGGACACGGTGACGGCTTCCCAGCCAG GCAAGCTTCGCAGCCCTTTCCTGCAGAAGGAGGTGAACTCTGTGCTGAGTCCTGCCTCTCCCGTCTCTCCTGCCCGGGATGCTCCCCCAGCCTCTTTTGCCCCCTCCTCTGCTTGGGGGACCCCTCCAGCCTCTCCAGTACCTGCAGCAG GGAGAGATTCTGGGTACAATTCAAGCATCCCGGCTTCCCATGCAGAGGAGGCAAATCTGTACGAGGAGCCACCAGACCCCTCGGCCATCTATGAAGAACCCCCTCAG GAACAAGTTGACGATGCCAAATACGACTACCAGGTTGAGTACCAGCAGCCGCCGGACCTGACGGGGAAGGGGCTGTGTGCCCGGGCACTCTACGACTATCAGGCTG CTGATGACACTGAGATCTCATTTGATCCGGAGAACATCATCACCAACATCGAGATGATCGACGAAGGCTGGTGGCGTGGCTACGGTCCTGACGGCCACTTCGGCATGTTCCCTGCCAATTATGTGGAACTGATAGAGTAA
- the DBNL gene encoding drebrin-like protein isoform X2, with the protein MALNLSKNGRALQEAYGRVVAAGSPTDWALFTYEGNSNDLRVAGSGDGGLEEMVEELNSGKVMYAFCRVKDPNSGLPKYVLVNWTGEGVNDVRKGACANHVSTVANFLKGAHVTINARAEEDVEPELIMEKVAKASGANYNFHKESSKFQDSGPQAPVGSVYQKTNAMSEIKRVNKDNFWAKAEKDEENRRLEEKRRAEEERQRLERECRERELQEAAGREQRYKVRSNEIEAQKRLQQQQEAENRDKEQQQWKEQAEEYEARQRKGFKRSESVEKAQEAASLIAQRAVNPRDIFRQREKSVPVDTVTASQPGRDSGYNSSIPASHAEEANLYEEPPDPSAIYEEPPQEQVDDAKYDYQVEYQQPPDLTGKGLCARALYDYQAADDTEISFDPENIITNIEMIDEGWWRGYGPDGHFGMFPANYVELIE; encoded by the exons ATGGCGCTGAACCTCAGCAAGAACGGGCGGGCTCTGCAGGAGGCCTACGGGCGGGTGGTGGCGGCGGGGAGTCCCACCGACTG GGCTCTGTTCACCTATGAAGGCAACAGCAATGACCTGCGAGTGGCTGGCTCCGGAG ATGGTGGCCTGGAGGAGATGGTGGAGGAGCTCAACAGCGGGAAGGTGATGTATGCCTTCTGTAGGGTGAAGGATCCCAACTCCGGCCTGCCCAAATACGTCCTCGTCAACTGG ACCGGTGAAGGCGTGAATGACGTGAGAAAAGGAGCCTGCGCCAACCACGTCAGCACTGTAGCCAACTTCCTAAAG GGGGCTCATGTCACCATCAACGCTCGCGCCGAGGAGGACGTGGAGCCTGAACTCATCATGGAGAAGGTTGCCAAGGCCTCTGGGGCCAACTACAACTTCCACAAGGAGAGCAGCAAGTTCCAGGACTCGGGCCCTCAAGCTCCCGTG GGCTCTGTCTACCAGAAGACAAATGCAATGTCCGAAATCAAGAGAGTCAATAAAGATAATTTCTGGGCCAAAGCTGAG aaagatgaagaaaaccGCCggctggaggagaagaggagagcggaggaggagaggcagcgGCTAGAGAGAGAGTGTCGGGAACGGGAGCTGCAGGAAGCAGCAGGGCGAGAGCAGAGATACAAAGTGAGATCCAACGAAATTGAAGCCCAGAA GagactccagcagcagcaggaggcagagaaCAGGGACaaggagcagcagcaatgg AAGGAGCAAGCCGAGGAGTACGAGGCCAGGCAGCGGAAGGGCTTCAAAAGAAGCGAATCGGTGGAGAAAGCGCAG GAGGCTGCGTCGCTGATAGCGCAGAGAGCAGTAAACCCCCGGGACATCTTCAGGCAGAGGGAGAAGTCAGTGCCAGTGGACACGGTGACGGCTTCCCAGCCAG GGAGAGATTCTGGGTACAATTCAAGCATCCCGGCTTCCCATGCAGAGGAGGCAAATCTGTACGAGGAGCCACCAGACCCCTCGGCCATCTATGAAGAACCCCCTCAG GAACAAGTTGACGATGCCAAATACGACTACCAGGTTGAGTACCAGCAGCCGCCGGACCTGACGGGGAAGGGGCTGTGTGCCCGGGCACTCTACGACTATCAGGCTG CTGATGACACTGAGATCTCATTTGATCCGGAGAACATCATCACCAACATCGAGATGATCGACGAAGGCTGGTGGCGTGGCTACGGTCCTGACGGCCACTTCGGCATGTTCCCTGCCAATTATGTGGAACTGATAGAGTAA